In the genome of Telluria beijingensis, one region contains:
- the pcaF gene encoding 3-oxoadipyl-CoA thiolase, which translates to MTDAFIVDAVRTPFGRYGGALSSIRADDLGALPIAALMARNKDVDWTAVDDLFYGCANQAGEDNRNVGRMAALLAGLPQDVPGNTINRLCGSGMDAVGTAARAIKAGEAHLVIAGGVESMTRAPFVMGKADSAFSRAAKIEDTTLGWRFVNPAMKAKYGIDSMPETAENVAREFGIARADQDAFALRSQQRWARANEAGFFKDEIVPVTVHLKKGESRVVDADEQPRPDTGIEALAKLKGVVAPDGSVTAGNASSLNDGACALLLASSDAVARHGLTPRARVVGMATAGLAPRIMGFGPAPAVKKLLAQTGLTLDQMDVIELNEAFAAQGLAVTRDLGLADDDARVNPNGGAIAIGHPLGASGARLVMTAVNQLHRIGGRYALCTMCIGVGQGIALIVERV; encoded by the coding sequence ATGACCGACGCCTTCATCGTTGATGCAGTCCGCACCCCCTTCGGCCGCTACGGCGGCGCCTTGTCCAGCATCCGCGCCGACGACCTCGGCGCGCTGCCGATCGCTGCCCTCATGGCCCGCAACAAGGATGTCGACTGGACGGCAGTCGACGACCTGTTCTACGGCTGCGCCAACCAGGCCGGCGAAGACAACCGCAACGTGGGCCGCATGGCCGCGCTGCTGGCCGGCCTGCCGCAAGACGTGCCGGGCAACACCATCAACCGCCTGTGCGGTTCCGGCATGGACGCCGTCGGCACCGCCGCACGCGCCATCAAGGCCGGCGAGGCGCACCTGGTGATCGCCGGCGGCGTCGAAAGCATGACCCGCGCGCCGTTCGTGATGGGCAAGGCCGATAGCGCATTCTCGCGCGCGGCCAAGATCGAGGACACGACGCTCGGCTGGCGCTTCGTCAATCCGGCGATGAAGGCGAAATACGGCATCGATTCGATGCCCGAGACCGCCGAGAATGTGGCGCGCGAATTCGGCATCGCGCGCGCCGACCAGGATGCGTTCGCATTGCGTAGCCAGCAGCGCTGGGCCCGCGCCAATGAGGCGGGCTTCTTCAAGGACGAGATCGTGCCGGTGACGGTGCATCTGAAGAAGGGCGAATCGCGCGTGGTGGACGCCGACGAGCAGCCACGCCCCGACACTGGCATCGAGGCGCTGGCCAAGCTGAAGGGTGTAGTCGCGCCGGACGGTTCAGTCACTGCCGGCAATGCCTCGAGCCTGAACGACGGCGCCTGCGCGCTCCTGCTGGCCTCTAGCGACGCCGTGGCCCGCCACGGCTTGACGCCACGTGCGCGCGTGGTGGGCATGGCCACCGCCGGCCTGGCGCCGCGCATCATGGGCTTCGGCCCGGCGCCGGCCGTGAAGAAACTGCTGGCGCAGACCGGCCTCACGCTGGACCAGATGGACGTGATCGAATTGAACGAGGCGTTCGCCGCCCAGGGCCTGGCCGTCACGCGCGACCTCGGCCTGGCCGACGATGATGCCCGCGTCAATCCGAACGGCGGCGCGATCGCCATCGGCCACCCGCTCGGCGCGTCCGGTGCGCGCCTGGTGATGACGGCCGTGAACCAGCTGCATCGCATTGGCGGCCGCTATGCCCTGTGCACGATGTGCATCGGCGTCGGCCAGGGCATCGCCCTGATCGTCGAGCGGGTGTAA
- the paaH gene encoding 3-hydroxyacyl-CoA dehydrogenase PaaH → MHAILPGSTIAVIGSGAMGAGIAQVAATAGHQVLLFDTRADAAAKAIDGIGKTYAKLVEKGRMGAAESDLARERLKAIGSLHEAAGAVLVIEAIVENLDAKRALFAELEGIVGERCILATNTSSISVTAIGAQLRHPERLVGMHFFNPVPLMALVEVVKGLATGREVANVVYATAESWGKSPVHATSTPGFIVNRVARPYYAEALRLLLEQAADVATLDAVLRDCGGFRMGPFELMDLIGHDVNFSVTNSVFAAYYNDPRFTPSILQQELVSAGFLGRKTGRGFYRYGDDVARPAPQAEAACAGPSSVRYAGAPGVVDALAERLRGAGLEPVAIEAAPGLYCEGAAIYLTDGRSATERAEMDGHRDTILFDLLLDAAGSPRIALARADQCSDSAWRAAVGLFQAAGFAVTRLDDVPGMAVMRTVAMLANEAADAVNQGVCSARAVDIAMQKGVNYPRGPLAWADSVGLRQVVTVLSNLAATYGEDRYRVSPLLRRKLAFDPQGASFHAS, encoded by the coding sequence ATGCACGCCATCCTCCCCGGCAGCACGATCGCCGTCATCGGCAGCGGCGCCATGGGCGCCGGCATCGCGCAAGTCGCGGCCACAGCCGGCCACCAGGTACTGCTGTTCGATACCCGCGCGGACGCCGCCGCCAAGGCCATCGACGGCATCGGCAAGACCTATGCAAAACTGGTCGAGAAGGGCCGCATGGGCGCGGCCGAATCCGACCTGGCGCGTGAACGCCTGAAGGCGATCGGTTCGCTGCACGAAGCTGCAGGCGCTGTCCTCGTGATCGAGGCCATCGTCGAGAACCTGGACGCCAAGCGCGCCCTGTTCGCCGAATTGGAGGGCATCGTCGGCGAACGCTGCATCCTGGCCACCAATACCTCGTCGATCTCGGTCACGGCCATCGGCGCGCAACTCAGGCACCCGGAACGCCTGGTCGGCATGCACTTCTTTAACCCGGTGCCGCTGATGGCGCTGGTCGAAGTGGTCAAGGGCCTGGCGACCGGGCGCGAGGTCGCGAACGTCGTCTACGCCACCGCCGAAAGCTGGGGCAAGAGCCCGGTGCATGCGACATCGACGCCGGGCTTCATCGTCAACCGTGTGGCCCGGCCGTACTACGCCGAAGCCCTGCGCCTGCTGCTCGAGCAGGCCGCCGACGTGGCGACGCTGGATGCCGTGCTGCGCGACTGCGGCGGCTTTCGCATGGGGCCATTCGAACTGATGGACCTGATCGGCCACGACGTCAACTTCTCGGTCACCAATTCCGTGTTCGCCGCCTACTACAACGATCCGCGCTTCACGCCTTCGATCCTGCAGCAGGAACTGGTCAGCGCCGGCTTCCTGGGCCGCAAGACGGGGCGCGGCTTCTACCGGTATGGCGACGACGTCGCCAGGCCGGCGCCGCAGGCCGAAGCCGCCTGCGCCGGGCCATCGTCCGTGCGTTATGCCGGCGCACCGGGCGTGGTCGACGCGCTCGCCGAACGCCTGCGCGGCGCCGGCCTGGAGCCGGTCGCCATCGAAGCCGCGCCCGGCCTGTATTGCGAGGGCGCAGCGATCTATCTCACCGATGGCCGCAGCGCCACCGAGCGCGCCGAGATGGACGGCCACCGCGACACGATCCTGTTCGACCTGCTGCTCGACGCCGCAGGCAGCCCCCGCATCGCGCTGGCGCGCGCCGACCAGTGCAGCGACAGCGCCTGGCGGGCCGCGGTCGGGCTGTTCCAGGCCGCCGGCTTCGCCGTGACGCGCCTGGACGACGTGCCCGGCATGGCAGTGATGCGCACCGTGGCGATGCTGGCCAACGAGGCCGCCGATGCCGTCAACCAGGGCGTGTGCAGCGCGCGCGCGGTCGACATCGCGATGCAGAAGGGCGTCAATTATCCGCGCGGCCCGCTGGCCTGGGCGGACAGCGTCGGCCTGCGCCAGGTCGTGACCGTGCTGTCGAACCTGGCCGCCACCTATGGCGAAGACCGCTACCGCGTGTCGCCGCTGCTGCGCCGCAAGCTGGCGTTTGACCCGCAGGGGGCGAGCTTCCATGCATCCTGA
- the paaD gene encoding 1,2-phenylacetyl-CoA epoxidase subunit PaaD has translation MTALDVSIEQVWSWLGDVADPEIPVISVVDLGIVRGVRFEGEQCVVTITPTYSGCPAMQVIADSVGDALRAHGIEDVRIESRLAPAWTTDWMSDAGKAALKGYGIAPPVQQAIDISGLHAGIRRRAAPDVNCPHCGSPHTQLTSEFGSTPCKALYKCLDCREPFDYFKCH, from the coding sequence ATGACTGCCCTGGACGTATCCATCGAACAGGTCTGGAGCTGGCTCGGCGACGTTGCCGACCCGGAGATCCCGGTCATCTCGGTGGTCGACCTCGGCATCGTGCGCGGCGTGCGCTTCGAGGGTGAGCAGTGCGTGGTCACGATCACGCCCACCTATTCCGGCTGCCCGGCGATGCAGGTGATCGCGGACTCGGTCGGCGACGCCCTGCGCGCGCATGGCATCGAGGACGTCCGCATCGAGAGCCGCCTGGCGCCCGCCTGGACCACTGACTGGATGAGTGATGCCGGCAAGGCGGCGTTGAAAGGCTACGGCATCGCGCCGCCGGTGCAGCAGGCGATCGACATCAGCGGCCTGCACGCCGGCATCCGCCGCCGCGCCGCGCCCGACGTGAACTGCCCGCACTGCGGCTCGCCCCACACCCAACTGACCAGCGAATTCGGCTCGACCCCGTGCAAGGCGCTGTACAAGTGCCTCGACTGCCGCGAGCCCTTCGATTACTTCAAGTGCCACTGA
- a CDS encoding NAD(P)-dependent oxidoreductase, whose product MHIALIGATGFVGAAVLSTLLQRGHQVTALVRDASRLAPQAGLTVKVADAYEPEAVAAAVRGADAVVSAFNPGWTDPALYDNFMRGSDAIVRGVEASGVRRLLVVGGAGSLFVAPGVQLVDTPAFLDHVPPHIVPGAQAARDALATLRANATLDWTFLSPPAMLGQGEATGSYRVGGDDLLMDGDQPAGIAVADLALAIADELEQPRHLRSRFTVARQA is encoded by the coding sequence ATGCACATCGCCCTGATCGGCGCCACCGGATTCGTCGGCGCTGCCGTCCTCTCGACCCTCCTGCAACGCGGGCACCAGGTCACCGCGCTGGTGCGCGACGCTTCGCGCCTGGCGCCGCAAGCCGGCTTGACCGTCAAGGTGGCCGATGCCTACGAGCCCGAGGCCGTCGCCGCCGCCGTGCGCGGCGCGGATGCCGTCGTCTCGGCCTTCAATCCGGGCTGGACCGATCCCGCCCTGTACGACAACTTCATGCGCGGCAGCGACGCCATCGTGCGCGGCGTCGAAGCATCCGGCGTGCGGCGCCTGCTGGTGGTCGGCGGCGCCGGCAGCCTGTTCGTGGCGCCGGGCGTGCAACTGGTCGACACGCCGGCCTTTCTCGACCACGTGCCGCCGCATATCGTGCCGGGCGCCCAGGCGGCGCGCGACGCCTTGGCCACGCTGCGCGCCAACGCCACGCTCGACTGGACTTTCCTCAGCCCGCCCGCGATGCTGGGGCAGGGCGAAGCCACAGGCAGCTATCGCGTCGGCGGCGACGATTTGCTGATGGATGGCGACCAGCCGGCCGGCATCGCCGTGGCCGACCTGGCGCTGGCGATCGCCGACGAACTCGAACAGCCGCGCCACCTGCGGTCGCGCTTCACGGTCGCGCGCCAGGCGTAG
- the paaK gene encoding phenylacetate--CoA ligase PaaK, with product MVQRIPADGELEPIERASRDELQALQLQRLQWTLQHAYDNVPHYRAAFDKAGVHPSDLKTLADLAKFPFTEKKTLRDNYPFGLFAVPREQVVRVHASSGTTGKPTVVGYTQNDIDTWANVVARSIRAAGGRKGDLVHISYGYGLFTGGLGAHYGAERLGCTVIPMSGGQTEKQVQLIQDFKPSIIMVTPSYMLNIVEEFTRQGLDPAQSSLKVGIFGAEPWTDAMRGEIEARAGIDAVDIYGLSEVMGPGVASECIESKDGPVIWEDHFYPEIIDPDTGEVMPDGEEGELVFTSLSKEALPIIRYRTRDLTRLLPPTSRSMRRMGRITGRSDDMLIIRGVNVFPSQIEELILKMPALAPQYQLVVARDGHLDTLEVLGELRDANLPADSVDALCRELQHCIKTYVGVTTRVTLMPPQGIERTLTGKARRVVDRRPK from the coding sequence ATGGTCCAACGCATTCCCGCTGACGGCGAGCTGGAACCGATCGAACGCGCCAGCCGCGACGAGCTGCAGGCGCTCCAGCTGCAGCGCCTGCAATGGACGCTCCAGCATGCGTACGACAACGTGCCGCACTACCGCGCCGCGTTCGACAAAGCCGGCGTGCATCCGAGCGACCTGAAAACGCTGGCCGACCTGGCGAAATTCCCGTTCACCGAGAAAAAGACGCTGCGCGACAACTACCCGTTCGGCCTGTTCGCCGTGCCGCGCGAACAGGTGGTGCGCGTGCACGCATCGTCCGGCACCACCGGCAAGCCGACCGTGGTCGGCTACACGCAAAACGATATCGACACCTGGGCCAATGTGGTCGCGCGCTCGATCCGCGCCGCCGGCGGGCGCAAGGGCGACCTGGTGCACATCTCGTATGGCTACGGCCTGTTCACCGGCGGCCTGGGCGCCCACTATGGCGCCGAGCGCCTGGGTTGCACCGTGATCCCGATGTCGGGCGGCCAGACCGAGAAGCAGGTGCAGCTGATCCAGGACTTCAAGCCGTCGATCATCATGGTCACGCCCTCGTACATGCTCAATATCGTCGAGGAGTTCACGCGCCAGGGGCTCGATCCGGCCCAGTCGTCGCTCAAGGTCGGCATCTTCGGCGCCGAGCCGTGGACCGATGCGATGCGGGGCGAGATCGAGGCGCGCGCCGGCATCGATGCGGTGGACATCTACGGCCTGTCCGAAGTGATGGGGCCGGGCGTGGCCAGCGAATGCATCGAGAGCAAGGATGGCCCGGTGATCTGGGAAGACCATTTCTATCCCGAGATCATCGACCCCGATACCGGCGAGGTGATGCCGGACGGCGAAGAGGGCGAGCTGGTGTTCACCTCGCTCTCCAAGGAGGCGCTGCCGATCATCCGCTACCGTACGCGCGACCTGACCCGTTTGCTGCCGCCGACCTCGCGCTCGATGCGCCGCATGGGCCGCATCACGGGCCGTTCGGACGACATGCTGATCATCCGCGGCGTGAACGTATTCCCGAGCCAGATCGAGGAACTGATCCTCAAGATGCCGGCGCTGGCCCCGCAATACCAGCTGGTGGTGGCGCGCGACGGTCATCTCGACACGCTCGAGGTGCTGGGCGAGCTGCGCGACGCCAATCTGCCGGCAGACAGCGTCGACGCGCTGTGCCGCGAACTCCAGCACTGCATCAAGACCTATGTCGGCGTCACCACCCGCGTGACCCTGATGCCACCGCAAGGCATCGAGCGCACCCTGACCGGCAAGGCCCGGCGCGTGGTCGACCGCCGCCCCAAATAA
- the paaI gene encoding hydroxyphenylacetyl-CoA thioesterase PaaI has protein sequence MHPDPMRLAEMAGRTMYERDPASRNLGMTLIEIRPGYARMSMRVRDDMLNGHATCHGGYIFMLADSAFAFACNSHNFNTVGAGCTIDYLAPGRPGDVLVAEAVEQALQGKTGVYDVVVSDQDGRRIALFRGKSHRVAGTLVPVDD, from the coding sequence ATGCATCCTGATCCAATGCGGCTGGCTGAAATGGCCGGCCGCACCATGTACGAACGCGATCCGGCCAGCCGCAACCTCGGCATGACGCTCATTGAAATCCGCCCCGGCTATGCGCGCATGTCGATGCGGGTGCGCGACGACATGCTCAATGGCCACGCCACCTGCCACGGCGGCTACATCTTCATGCTGGCCGACAGCGCCTTCGCCTTCGCCTGCAATTCGCACAACTTCAATACCGTCGGCGCCGGCTGCACGATCGACTACCTGGCGCCGGGCCGGCCAGGCGACGTACTGGTGGCCGAGGCGGTCGAGCAGGCCTTGCAGGGCAAGACTGGCGTCTATGACGTCGTCGTGAGCGACCAGGATGGGCGCAGGATCGCGCTTTTCCGCGGCAAGTCGCACCGCGTCGCCGGCACCCTGGTGCCGGTCGACGATTGA
- the paaX gene encoding phenylacetic acid degradation operon negative regulatory protein PaaX: MKSLSSTEWIAHSLATDPPRHKSLVVTVCGDTIAPHGGGFWLGSMIELLAPLGVGDRLVRTSVFRLVQEGWLTASREGRRSRYAIEPKALPRFERANRRIYSAPGLDWDGRWTFVLAPNGSIDSDLRTLLRKELEWEGFAMLSTGVMAHPAPERDTLREILARADAADKVFVCQVDALPGIVSRPLPELVGECWNLDAVVNDYRGFIDRFAPLPGMLEKDDVSPEHAFAIRTLLIHAYRRVQLHDPMLPLALLPQPWPGADAHALARDIYRLCHARAEEHVLAMLRKEDAATPGADAAYRGRFGGLET; encoded by the coding sequence ATGAAAAGCCTGTCCAGCACTGAGTGGATCGCCCACAGCCTGGCCACCGATCCACCGCGCCACAAGTCGCTGGTGGTGACCGTGTGCGGCGATACCATCGCGCCGCATGGCGGCGGATTCTGGCTGGGAAGCATGATCGAGCTGTTGGCGCCGCTCGGCGTGGGCGACCGGCTGGTGCGCACCAGCGTGTTCCGCCTGGTGCAGGAGGGCTGGCTGACGGCCAGCCGCGAAGGCCGGCGTAGCCGCTATGCGATCGAGCCGAAGGCCCTGCCCCGCTTCGAGCGCGCCAACCGCCGCATCTATTCGGCCCCGGGGCTCGATTGGGACGGCCGCTGGACCTTTGTGCTGGCCCCCAACGGCAGCATCGACAGCGACTTGCGCACCCTGCTGCGCAAGGAACTCGAGTGGGAAGGTTTCGCGATGCTGTCCACCGGCGTGATGGCGCATCCGGCCCCCGAACGCGACACGCTGCGCGAGATACTGGCGCGCGCGGATGCGGCCGACAAGGTGTTCGTGTGCCAGGTCGATGCGCTGCCGGGGATCGTGTCGCGCCCGCTGCCCGAGCTGGTGGGCGAATGCTGGAACCTCGACGCCGTGGTGAACGACTACCGCGGCTTCATCGACCGCTTCGCGCCGCTGCCCGGCATGCTGGAAAAGGACGACGTCAGCCCGGAACACGCGTTCGCGATCCGCACCCTGCTGATCCACGCCTATCGCCGGGTGCAGCTGCACGACCCGATGCTGCCGCTGGCCCTGCTGCCGCAGCCGTGGCCGGGGGCAGATGCGCACGCGCTGGCGCGCGACATCTACCGCCTGTGCCACGCGCGCGCCGAGGAACACGTGCTGGCCATGCTGCGCAAGGAAGACGCGGCGACGCCAGGGGCCGACGCCGCCTATCGCGGCCGCTTCGGCGGCCTGGAAACATGA
- the paaE gene encoding 1,2-phenylacetyl-CoA epoxidase subunit PaaE, whose translation MSKFHPLTVSKVKHETRDAIAVTFDVPPELKDTFAYRQGQYLTLRAMIDGEEVRRSYSICSAVQDEQLRVAIKRCSGGLFSGWANDSLQPGATLDVMPPSGNFNVPLDAASSRHYLAFAAGSGITPILSIVKTTLQAEPHSRFTIVYGNRASSSVIFRDELTDLKDQYMGRLRLVYVMSREQQDIELFNGRITEDKCSQFLRHWIDIKDIDIAFICGPEDMMHGVSRSLQEAGLAKERIRIELFAASAPTRERKPRAMESEARHQTDVTVIMDGNATSFTMDKDKESLLDAGLRAGLDMRYSCKGGVCSTCRCKVLDGEVEMDVNYALEDYEVARGFVLSCQSFPVTDKVVVDFDIHE comes from the coding sequence ATGAGCAAATTCCATCCATTGACCGTGTCGAAGGTGAAGCACGAGACGCGCGACGCCATCGCCGTCACCTTCGACGTCCCGCCCGAGCTGAAGGACACCTTCGCCTACCGCCAGGGGCAGTACCTGACCCTGCGCGCCATGATCGATGGCGAAGAGGTGCGCCGCTCGTATTCGATCTGCTCGGCGGTGCAGGACGAGCAGCTGCGGGTGGCGATCAAGCGCTGTAGCGGCGGCCTGTTCTCTGGCTGGGCCAACGACAGCCTGCAACCGGGCGCCACCCTGGACGTGATGCCCCCCAGCGGCAACTTCAACGTGCCGCTCGACGCGGCGAGCAGCCGCCACTACCTGGCCTTCGCCGCCGGCAGCGGCATCACGCCGATCCTGTCGATCGTCAAGACGACCCTGCAGGCCGAGCCGCACAGCCGCTTCACCATCGTCTACGGCAACCGTGCTTCGTCGAGCGTGATCTTCCGCGACGAACTGACCGACCTGAAGGACCAGTACATGGGCCGCCTGCGCCTGGTGTACGTGATGAGCCGCGAGCAGCAGGACATCGAACTGTTCAACGGCCGCATCACCGAAGACAAGTGCAGCCAGTTCCTGCGCCACTGGATCGACATCAAGGACATCGATATCGCCTTCATCTGCGGTCCCGAGGACATGATGCACGGTGTCTCGCGCTCGCTGCAGGAAGCCGGCCTGGCGAAGGAGCGCATCCGCATCGAGCTGTTCGCCGCCAGCGCCCCGACCCGCGAGCGCAAGCCGCGCGCCATGGAATCGGAAGCCCGGCACCAGACCGATGTGACCGTGATCATGGACGGCAACGCCACCAGCTTCACAATGGACAAGGACAAGGAATCGCTGCTGGACGCCGGCCTGCGCGCCGGGCTCGACATGCGCTATTCATGCAAGGGCGGCGTGTGCTCGACCTGCCGCTGCAAGGTACTCGATGGCGAAGTCGAGATGGACGTGAACTACGCGCTCGAAGATTACGAAGTCGCGCGCGGTTTCGTGCTGAGCTGCCAGAGCTTCCCGGTGACCGACAAGGTGGTGGTCGATTTCGATATCCACGAGTGA
- the paaA gene encoding 1,2-phenylacetyl-CoA epoxidase subunit PaaA, translated as MYAQMVETGLKKVRTEQDMGADEQAFQARIDAGIKIEPKDWMPEAYRKTLIRQISQHAHSEIVGQLPEGNWVTRAPTLQRKSVLLAKIQDEAGHGLYLYSAAETLGVSRDELLQALHAGKAKYSSIFNYPTLSWADMGAIGWLVDGSAIINQIPLCRCSYGPYARAMVRVCKEESFHARQGYDIMMALAKGTPEQKAMAQDALNRWWWPSLMMFGPSDAESVNSAQSTAWRIKLFSNDELRQRMVDQTVPQAEYLGLTVPDPDLKWNAERGSYDFGEIDWSEFHNVLKGNGPCNRERLRTRVTAWEDGEWFRDALVAHADKQAAKKAAA; from the coding sequence ATGTACGCACAGATGGTGGAGACCGGCCTCAAGAAAGTCCGCACAGAACAGGACATGGGCGCCGACGAGCAGGCATTCCAGGCGCGCATCGACGCCGGGATCAAGATCGAACCGAAGGACTGGATGCCGGAAGCGTACCGCAAGACGCTGATCCGCCAGATCTCGCAGCATGCGCATTCCGAGATCGTCGGCCAGCTCCCGGAGGGCAACTGGGTGACGCGCGCGCCGACCCTGCAGCGCAAGTCGGTCCTGCTGGCCAAGATCCAGGACGAGGCCGGCCACGGCCTGTACCTGTACAGCGCCGCCGAGACGCTGGGCGTGTCGCGCGACGAGCTGCTGCAAGCGCTGCATGCCGGCAAAGCCAAGTATTCGAGCATCTTCAACTATCCGACCCTGAGCTGGGCCGACATGGGCGCGATCGGTTGGCTGGTCGATGGCTCGGCCATCATCAACCAGATTCCGCTGTGCCGCTGTTCGTACGGTCCGTATGCGCGCGCCATGGTCCGCGTCTGCAAGGAAGAATCCTTCCATGCGCGCCAGGGCTACGACATCATGATGGCGCTGGCCAAGGGCACGCCGGAGCAGAAGGCGATGGCCCAGGATGCGCTCAACCGCTGGTGGTGGCCGTCCCTGATGATGTTCGGCCCGTCCGACGCCGAATCGGTCAATAGCGCGCAATCGACGGCCTGGCGCATCAAGCTGTTCTCGAACGACGAACTGCGCCAACGCATGGTCGACCAGACCGTGCCGCAGGCCGAATACCTGGGCCTGACGGTGCCCGATCCCGATCTCAAGTGGAACGCCGAACGCGGCTCCTACGATTTCGGCGAGATCGACTGGTCCGAGTTCCACAACGTCCTGAAGGGCAACGGCCCCTGCAACCGCGAGCGCCTGCGCACACGCGTCACCGCCTGGGAAGACGGCGAATGGTTCCGCGACGCCCTGGTCGCGCACGCCGACAAGCAAGCCGCCAAAAAAGCGGCCGCCTGA
- the paaC gene encoding 1,2-phenylacetyl-CoA epoxidase subunit PaaC: MDAKFQYLLRQGDNALILSQQLCQLVGKGPALEEDMALSNVALDLLGQTRMWLTYAGELEGKGRDEDRLAFLRDAHDYRNCLLVEQPNGSYADTLMRQFLFDTWHYFLMDGLTRSSDERIREIAAKSIKEVTYHLRRSGDLVVRLGDGTDQSRAMMQAALDELWMYSGEMFIYDEIDNAMVEQGVAPAFDLLRKQSLDHMAEIFAEATLAMPSLEAWMQRGGKQGRHSERLGFILAEMQFLQRAYPGAAW; encoded by the coding sequence ATGGACGCCAAATTCCAGTACCTGCTGCGCCAGGGCGACAACGCCCTGATCCTGTCGCAGCAACTGTGCCAACTGGTCGGCAAGGGGCCCGCGCTCGAAGAAGACATGGCCCTGTCCAACGTCGCCCTCGACCTGCTGGGCCAGACCCGCATGTGGCTGACCTATGCCGGCGAGCTCGAAGGAAAGGGCCGCGACGAAGACCGCCTGGCCTTCCTGCGCGACGCCCACGACTACCGCAACTGCCTGCTGGTCGAGCAACCGAACGGCAGCTATGCCGACACCCTGATGCGCCAGTTCCTGTTCGATACCTGGCATTACTTCCTGATGGACGGCCTGACCCGCTCGAGCGATGAACGCATCCGCGAGATCGCCGCCAAGTCGATCAAGGAAGTTACCTATCACCTGCGCCGCAGCGGCGACCTGGTGGTGCGCCTGGGCGACGGCACCGACCAGAGCCGCGCCATGATGCAGGCGGCGCTCGACGAACTGTGGATGTACAGCGGCGAGATGTTCATCTACGACGAGATCGACAACGCGATGGTGGAGCAGGGCGTGGCGCCGGCGTTTGATCTACTGCGCAAGCAGTCCCTCGACCACATGGCCGAGATCTTCGCCGAAGCCACGCTTGCCATGCCGTCGCTAGAGGCCTGGATGCAGCGCGGCGGCAAGCAGGGCCGCCACAGCGAACGCCTCGGCTTCATCCTGGCCGAGATGCAGTTCCTGCAGCGCGCCTATCCGGGAGCGGCCTGGTAA
- the paaB gene encoding 1,2-phenylacetyl-CoA epoxidase subunit PaaB, whose amino-acid sequence MSKEWPLWEVFIRSQHGLAHKHVGSLHAPDAEMAINNARDVYTRRNEGVSIWVVRAADIVASSPSDKEALFEPANSKVYRHPTFFPMPEEVKNL is encoded by the coding sequence ATGAGCAAAGAATGGCCCCTGTGGGAAGTCTTCATCCGCAGCCAGCACGGCCTCGCGCACAAGCACGTCGGCAGCCTGCACGCCCCCGACGCCGAGATGGCGATCAACAACGCCCGCGACGTCTACACCCGCCGCAATGAAGGCGTGTCGATCTGGGTCGTGCGCGCCGCCGACATCGTCGCCAGCAGCCCATCCGACAAGGAAGCGCTGTTCGAGCCGGCCAACAGCAAGGTCTACCGCCACCCGACCTTCTTCCCGATGCCGGAAGAAGTCAAGAACCTGTGA
- the paaG gene encoding 2-(1,2-epoxy-1,2-dihydrophenyl)acetyl-CoA isomerase PaaG codes for MSYESIQFKIENGIALLTLSRPDRLNSFTQAMHLEVRDALARVQADKSVRVLVLTGAGRGFCAGQDLSDRAVDPGAPSVDLGESVEKFYAPLVLTLKNLPMPVICAVNGVAAGAGANLALACDIVLAAKSASFIEAFSKLGLIPDTGGTWHLPRLVGHARAMGLGLLGEKLSAEKAEEWGLIWRCVPDEALMDEAMAMAEHFAAAPTKGLAFTKKAFQASYANSLEDQLQLEANMMRELGYSHDYREGVAAFLAKRVPHFKGE; via the coding sequence ATGAGCTACGAAAGCATCCAGTTCAAGATCGAGAACGGCATCGCGCTGCTGACGCTGAGCCGACCCGACCGCCTGAACAGCTTTACCCAGGCCATGCACCTCGAGGTACGCGATGCGCTGGCGCGCGTGCAGGCCGACAAATCGGTGCGCGTGCTGGTACTCACCGGCGCCGGCCGCGGCTTCTGCGCCGGCCAGGACCTGTCCGACCGCGCCGTCGACCCGGGCGCCCCCAGCGTCGACCTGGGCGAATCGGTCGAGAAGTTCTACGCACCGCTGGTGCTGACATTAAAAAACCTGCCCATGCCGGTCATCTGCGCCGTCAATGGCGTGGCCGCCGGCGCCGGCGCCAACCTGGCCCTGGCCTGCGACATCGTACTGGCCGCCAAATCGGCCAGCTTCATCGAAGCCTTCAGCAAGCTGGGCCTGATCCCGGACACCGGCGGCACCTGGCATTTGCCGCGTCTGGTCGGCCATGCGCGCGCGATGGGCTTAGGCCTGCTGGGCGAAAAGCTCAGCGCCGAGAAGGCCGAGGAATGGGGCCTGATCTGGCGCTGCGTGCCCGACGAAGCCCTGATGGACGAAGCCATGGCGATGGCCGAGCACTTCGCCGCCGCACCGACCAAGGGTCTTGCCTTCACCAAGAAAGCCTTCCAGGCCAGCTACGCCAACTCGCTGGAAGACCAGTTGCAGCTCGAGGCGAACATGATGCGCGAACTCGGCTACAGCCACGACTACCGCGAAGGCGTGGCCGCCTTCCTGGCCAAGCGCGTCCCGCATTTCAAGGGAGAGTGA